The following proteins are co-located in the Onychomys torridus chromosome 6, mOncTor1.1, whole genome shotgun sequence genome:
- the LOC118586360 gene encoding 60S acidic ribosomal protein P2-like yields MRYVTSYLLAALGGNSSPSTKDIKKILDIVGIEADDDWLNKVISELNGKNIEDVITQGVGKLASVPAGGAVAVSAAPGSAAPAAGSAPAAAEEKKDEKKEESKESDDDMGFGLYD; encoded by the coding sequence ATGCGCTACGTCACCTCCTATTTGCTTGCCGCCCTCGGGGGCAACTCCTCTCCTAGCACCAAAGACATTAAGAAGATACTAGACATCGTGGGCATCGAGGCAGATGATGACTGGCTCAACAAGGTCATCAGTGAACTGAATGGAAAAAACATTGAGGATGTCATCACCCAAGGTGTTGGCAAACTTGCCAGTGTGCCTGCTGGTGGGGCTGTGGCTGTTTCTGCTGCCCCTGGCTCTGCAGCTCCTGCTGCTGGTTCTGCCCCTGCTGCagcagaggagaagaaagacGAGAAGAAGGAGGAGTCCAAGGAGTCAGATGATGACATGGGATTTGGCTTGTATGATTAA